Within the Nitrospirota bacterium genome, the region TCGGTTATCAGGTCGCAGTCTGGGATCCGGATCCAGAGGCGCCGGCCCATCGTGTCGCCACCCACAGTTTCCCCTTCTCGTTTACCGATCAACAGGCTCTTGCGCGATTCGCTGACCTGGTCAGCGTCGTGACCTATGAATGGGAGAATATCCCCGCGGAGCTCTGTCGTTCGTTGGAACAGCGAAAGCCGGTTCGTCCATCGAGCGCCGTCCTGAGCGTGATTCAGGATCGCCTTGAGCAAAAGGGTTTCCTCTCCTCCCACGGATTCCCCGTTCCCTCCTTCGCGATCCTGACATCTCCCGATCAATTGGCGCCGGCCCTCCGACAGGTCGGGTATCCAGCCCTCTGTAAGACGGCTACGGCTGGTTATGATGGCAAGGGCCAGTGGCGCATTAGCCGGGAGCCCGATGTCCGTGAGGTGGAACGGGCCCTGTCGAAATCCGCTTGCCCCGGCATGCGATGGATCGTGGAGGCCTTTGTCCCGTTTGAACGGGAACTCTCGATCCTGGTGGTCCGTGGATCTGACGGACAGAGTTGCACCTATCCCTTGGTGGAGAATGAACATGACGAGGGGATTCTGCGAACTACCAAGGTGCCGGCCCAGGCTTCTTCAGTGGTGGCAGAGCGGGCGGCTGTGCTGGCGCGTCAGGTGGTGGATCGGCTGGAAGGGGTCGGGGTCTTCTGTCTCGAACTGTTTGAGTTGTCTGGCGGAGAGTTGCTGATCAATGAGGTTGCGCCGCGGCCCCATAACTCAGGCCATTACACGCTCGATGCCTGCAGCGTGTCTCAATTCGAGCAACAGGTTCGTGCGACGTGCGGGATGCCGCTCGGTGAGGTGCGGCTGCTGAGTCCAGCCGTGATGGTGAATCTGATCGGAGAAGAGGCCGCGGCCTTTGTGAAGGGGGCAGGGAGCCGAGCGCTGTTGGCTATTCCCGGTGCAGTACTCCACCTCTATGGCAAGCCGGAAATCCGCCCTCGTCGTAAGATGGGCCATGTCACATTTCTCGGCGGGACGCTCGATCTCGCCCTTGCACGCGCGCAGCAATTCCGCGTCAGTTTTTCGCATGAGCGCTAGCGTTCCCATCTGTTTCTGTGGCTTGGCGCGAAGAATGGCACGTCCTTCCGTTTGAACAGACCGATCAGCGCCATTCCTGCGAGAAACCCGCCGATATGGGCGAAGAAGGCCACGCCGCCTCCCTTACTGCCGATACTCATGCCCCCGCTGAAGAGTTGCATCACGAACCACATGCCGAGGACGAAACCCGCGGCCACCTTCGTGATGCCTAGTCCCGGTATCAGGACCAGCACGCGAGCTCGCGGGAACAACAATAGATAAGCGCCTAGGACACCGGAAATGGCGCCGCTGGCTCCGATCATGGGGACCGTCGAAGAGGGATCGGTCAGGGCGTGGCTCAAGGCGGCGAGGACTCCGCACGTGAGGTAGAAGAGGGCATATTTCGCGTGGCCCATGGCGTCCTCGATGTTGTTCCCGAAGACCCAGAGGTACAGCATATTGCCGATGAGGTGCATCCAGCCGCCGTGGAGAAACATGCTCGTGAGCAAGGTTGCATAGGCGGGAATGGCCACGACCGTCTCCGGGAGGTTGGCCTGTCCGAACAGGAGGGCGGGGATCGCCCCGTATTGGAACGCGAAGGTGTTGTCCGGTCCGGCAGGGAGGCTGATCTGATGGAGAAAGACGAGGACGCAGGCCACAATGGACGCGATTGTGACGACTGGTGTTAGCTCGGTTGGGTTATCGTCGTGGAGGGGGATCACGGTGTCACGACGAGGAGGGAGGGCGGCGACGGTCGATGACTTTCCGTGGCAGTGCCGGATTATCCGGCAAGGTGCCATCAGGGCCCAGCAGGACGGAGAACCCCGCCGCATGCGTATGGCCTCCGCCGCCGAAGGACGCGGCGATGGCTCCCACGTCCGCTCCGTCCTCGCGCGAACGCATACTGTAATAGCGGCGGCCATCGCGATCGTGCCACATGACGCAGAACGGATGTTGCGCGGAGAGGCGCTCGCCGACCTGACTGGTCAAGATCGCGGTTTGGACCGAGGGCACGATGGCTCCCTGAAAGTCGATCAAGGTGGCCTGCGCCGCGAGTTTGCTCACGAGTTCGTTTTCATAACGGAGGATGGCGCGTCCCTCCTGTTCCAGATCTTTTTGCTGGAAGCTGCTCCAGAGCTGATAATCGAACGGATGGGAGGCCAGGGCCGCGCTGATTTCACGGCTGGAGGGGAGGGCCCAGGTCCAGAGGTCTTTGTCTTGGATATAGTTGAGGAGCCAGGGCGCCGGCTGATCGTGCGCCCATTCCCAGGCCAGGACCGCTCCGGACTTTTTCATGTCGAAGTAGGCATAGGGAAGGCCGGCCAGGGCCTTTTCTGCGGTGATGTGGTGATCGAGGACGAGAAGGGCCTGCGCGTCAGCGGCGATGGCGTCCAATATCTCGCGGGTATAGCTGAAATCTACGATGACGACTCGTTGGCCCTGCAGTCCTTCCGGAGGGGGATTCCCATGTTTGACGGGGATGAATCGAGCCGCGGGAAATTTATTCCGGATCGCCCAGGCTGCGCCGAATCCATCGGCGCATTCCGCGTGATAGAGGACGACCGTGGGGGGGGCAGCGAATGGGTGTTGTGAACGGGAGCCAGCCATTGATGCGGAGCATACCATGACGCTTCGTCGAGACTAAAGCGTCTTGTACGAAGAGGTCAGAACCTGTTCAGGTGATCGATCAGTTGACGCAACCGGCTTGCGCTCTGGCGGTTGGAGGCAAAGACCAAGCGAGGCAAGTTTCTGAGATTCGGTTCGTCGAGTTCTTCCGGAAGGGCCGCGCGCAGCTCAAAGGTCCCCTCGGACAACAGATCGCCGAAGGTCTGGTGAAGGCCCGCCACTTGCTCAGGGGAGATGCCTGTTTTTAGCCGCAGGGCCAATTGCCGCCCGACATAGCGCATGGAATGGAATCGGCGGTAGAACGTGTGGATTTCCTCGATGGCCTCGTCCACAGACGTGGTGATCTTGAACAGGCTGAGATCTTCCTGGTTAATCAGTTTCCTGGCCAGGAGCTGCTTGGTGACGAAGGCATACCAGTCGTCCCAATAGTCGCAGCCTGGCGCTTGGAGGCAGACGATCGGCTGGGGGTCGCTCTTGCCGGTTTGGGCGAGGGTCAAAATTTCAAACCCTTCGTCATGGGTGCCGAAGCCGCCGGGAAACAGCGCGATCGCGTTCGCTTCTTTCTGGAAAATGAGTTTGCGGGTGAAGAAGTATTTGAACGTGACGAGCTTCGGGTCGTCGGCAATGGTCCGATTCGGGCC harbors:
- a CDS encoding rhomboid family intramembrane serine protease gives rise to the protein MIPLHDDNPTELTPVVTIASIVACVLVFLHQISLPAGPDNTFAFQYGAIPALLFGQANLPETVVAIPAYATLLTSMFLHGGWMHLIGNMLYLWVFGNNIEDAMGHAKYALFYLTCGVLAALSHALTDPSSTVPMIGASGAISGVLGAYLLLFPRARVLVLIPGLGITKVAAGFVLGMWFVMQLFSGGMSIGSKGGGVAFFAHIGGFLAGMALIGLFKRKDVPFFAPSHRNRWER
- a CDS encoding phosphoesterase, giving the protein MAGSRSQHPFAAPPTVVLYHAECADGFGAAWAIRNKFPAARFIPVKHGNPPPEGLQGQRVVIVDFSYTREILDAIAADAQALLVLDHHITAEKALAGLPYAYFDMKKSGAVLAWEWAHDQPAPWLLNYIQDKDLWTWALPSSREISAALASHPFDYQLWSSFQQKDLEQEGRAILRYENELVSKLAAQATLIDFQGAIVPSVQTAILTSQVGERLSAQHPFCVMWHDRDGRRYYSMRSREDGADVGAIAASFGGGGHTHAAGFSVLLGPDGTLPDNPALPRKVIDRRRPPSSS
- a CDS encoding 5-(carboxyamino)imidazole ribonucleotide synthase, whose translation is MKRAVIEPGSVLGVLGGGQLGAMFTLAALRLGYQVAVWDPDPEAPAHRVATHSFPFSFTDQQALARFADLVSVVTYEWENIPAELCRSLEQRKPVRPSSAVLSVIQDRLEQKGFLSSHGFPVPSFAILTSPDQLAPALRQVGYPALCKTATAGYDGKGQWRISREPDVREVERALSKSACPGMRWIVEAFVPFERELSILVVRGSDGQSCTYPLVENEHDEGILRTTKVPAQASSVVAERAAVLARQVVDRLEGVGVFCLELFELSGGELLINEVAPRPHNSGHYTLDACSVSQFEQQVRATCGMPLGEVRLLSPAVMVNLIGEEAAAFVKGAGSRALLAIPGAVLHLYGKPEIRPRRKMGHVTFLGGTLDLALARAQQFRVSFSHER
- a CDS encoding TIGR00730 family Rossman fold protein, with the translated sequence MKTSTNRSRPMPSNDELLSQIRLLLDSPEDDLQAAIMKELLAGTLRLHDSHLDALDLKIVNRAVKELRHAFHVFHDYRNRRKISIFGSARTATDDPNYEMASRFSRQIVEEGFMVITGGADGIMRACQEGAGRENSFGVNIMLPFEQGPNRTIADDPKLVTFKYFFTRKLIFQKEANAIALFPGGFGTHDEGFEILTLAQTGKSDPQPIVCLQAPGCDYWDDWYAFVTKQLLARKLINQEDLSLFKITTSVDEAIEEIHTFYRRFHSMRYVGRQLALRLKTGISPEQVAGLHQTFGDLLSEGTFELRAALPEELDEPNLRNLPRLVFASNRQSASRLRQLIDHLNRF